A genome region from Natronobeatus ordinarius includes the following:
- a CDS encoding thiolase family protein — protein sequence MSQTPVIARAVRTPQGKDDGVFADVRSEDLSIPLVNDILAETGLSGADVDDLMWGCAQQREEQDNNLARVIALLSDLGESVPGTTINRWCASSMEAVIAASNAIRAGQRDCIVAGGVESMSRQPMGESIGYLHPELATTYNVGELQMGMTAEKVAEEYDISREVQDEYAAQSQQRAAAATEEGRFDSQIVPIETEEGTITEDEGIRPGTTPKKLAELPTVFKSDGTVTPGNASQISDGAAALLITSEAFAEEHDLEILATVGSNNVAGVDPTVMGIGPVPATRGLLERTGREIDDYDLVELNEAFASQTVYCRDELGIDPDRFNVNGGAIALGHPLGASGARLPVTLLHELRERGGGRGLATLCVGFGQGAAIELEVE from the coding sequence ATGTCACAGACACCAGTGATCGCACGGGCCGTGCGAACGCCACAGGGGAAAGACGACGGCGTCTTCGCCGACGTGCGCAGTGAAGACCTCTCGATTCCGCTCGTGAACGACATCCTCGCCGAGACCGGACTCTCCGGGGCGGACGTCGACGACCTGATGTGGGGCTGTGCCCAGCAGCGAGAAGAGCAGGACAACAACCTCGCACGCGTCATCGCTTTGCTCTCCGATCTCGGCGAGTCCGTGCCGGGGACGACGATCAACCGCTGGTGTGCCTCCTCGATGGAGGCCGTCATCGCGGCGTCGAACGCGATCCGCGCCGGTCAGCGCGACTGCATCGTCGCCGGCGGCGTCGAGAGCATGTCCCGCCAGCCGATGGGCGAGAGCATCGGCTACCTCCACCCGGAGCTGGCGACGACGTACAACGTCGGCGAACTCCAGATGGGGATGACCGCCGAGAAGGTCGCCGAAGAGTACGACATCTCCCGCGAGGTCCAGGACGAGTACGCCGCCCAGAGCCAGCAGCGCGCCGCGGCGGCGACTGAAGAGGGCCGCTTCGACTCCCAGATCGTCCCGATCGAGACCGAGGAGGGAACGATCACCGAGGACGAAGGGATCCGCCCCGGCACAACGCCGAAGAAGCTCGCCGAGTTGCCCACCGTCTTCAAGAGCGACGGAACGGTCACCCCCGGCAACGCCTCCCAGATTTCTGACGGTGCGGCCGCGCTGCTGATCACGAGCGAGGCGTTCGCCGAGGAACACGACCTCGAGATCCTGGCGACCGTCGGGTCGAACAACGTCGCCGGCGTCGACCCCACCGTGATGGGGATCGGTCCCGTCCCCGCGACGCGCGGCCTGCTCGAGCGTACGGGTCGTGAGATCGACGACTACGACCTGGTCGAGCTGAACGAGGCGTTCGCGAGCCAGACGGTGTACTGCCGCGACGAACTCGGGATCGACCCCGATCGGTTCAACGTCAACGGCGGCGCGATCGCGCTCGGACACCCGCTCGGCGCGTCCGGCGCGCGGCTCCCGGTGACGCTGCTCCACGAACTGCGCGAGCGCGGCGGCGGTCGCGGGCTGGCGACGCTCTGTGTCGGCTTCGGCCAGGGTGCGGCGATCGAGCTCGAGGTCGAGTAA
- a CDS encoding transcription initiation factor IIB, whose protein sequence is MAEANTLPSCPECGGRLRITATETVCEECGLVSAENAIDYGPEWRTFEDDDADRKRTGAPLTRSRHDRGLSTEIGYGTGTRITGRKRRRFARLRREHNRARLSSKADTNRMHGFTEIRRIVAQLSLPIAAREQACALFESAQSEGLLRGRSIEGFAAAAVYATCRTLSISRTVDEVVTIAAADEAELKAAYGALNRELGLPTGPIDPTEYLPRYASHLDLDTAIEHRAREYVSSLQEAGLVGGRNPSGVAAACLYAAALEDGHTVTQADAAAVADVSPVTIRSTVSSLSELP, encoded by the coding sequence ATGGCAGAAGCCAACACCCTACCGAGCTGTCCGGAGTGTGGTGGCCGACTGCGAATCACGGCCACCGAGACGGTCTGTGAAGAGTGCGGACTCGTCTCCGCGGAGAACGCCATCGACTACGGTCCCGAGTGGCGAACCTTCGAAGACGACGACGCCGACCGAAAGCGAACCGGTGCACCACTCACTCGCTCGCGCCACGACCGCGGTCTCTCGACCGAGATCGGCTACGGGACGGGAACGAGGATCACCGGCCGAAAACGCCGGCGCTTCGCCCGACTGCGCAGGGAACACAACCGCGCCCGTCTCTCGTCGAAAGCCGACACGAACCGGATGCACGGCTTTACGGAGATCCGACGAATCGTCGCCCAGCTGTCGCTGCCGATCGCCGCTCGAGAACAGGCGTGTGCCTTATTCGAGTCGGCACAATCGGAAGGGCTCCTCCGCGGGCGGTCGATCGAAGGCTTCGCAGCCGCTGCCGTCTACGCGACGTGTCGAACGCTCTCGATCTCGCGAACGGTCGACGAAGTCGTCACGATCGCCGCCGCCGACGAGGCAGAACTCAAAGCCGCCTACGGCGCCCTCAACCGCGAACTCGGGCTCCCGACCGGTCCCATCGATCCGACCGAGTACCTGCCGCGGTACGCGTCTCACCTGGATCTCGACACGGCCATCGAACACCGTGCTCGAGAGTACGTCTCGAGCCTCCAGGAAGCCGGACTCGTCGGCGGCCGAAATCCGAGCGGCGTCGCCGCCGCCTGTCTCTACGCCGCCGCGCTCGAGGACGGCCACACCGTCACGCAAGCCGACGCAGCCGCCGTTGCCGACGTCTCGCCGGTCACGATCCGATCGACCGTCTCGAGTCTCTCGGAACTCCCCTGA
- a CDS encoding HTTM domain-containing protein: protein MGPVTRPSSLESGHRLWRYLQRCVRIDTRTLAVFRVFAGLLVVADLLLRSRNFTYFYTDAGVVPRSLAMEYSGYSIYHLTTSSTVIAALFVLQGLIALQLIVGYKTKIATVLTFAFVVSLDHHNPFVLSYADTLFRLLLFWAIFLPLGERWSVDAVHRERSPRPFVASVASAAILAQMVFMYFSNGLIKAQSSVWTSGDAAPLVLAMDEITFLLGDVVSQYPTLLEYGGLLWFYMLLGSWLLIVLQGRPRMLVVALFVAGHLSFALTVRIGAFPYVALMGVLLFLQAQFWDDADAALAAVGFDAARLTEQARRLERVATAIPDYRLTSDRAVAAKRVTYTAALGIVVVTVLFVAAVILFNVAAVVAADPADDRPIEVRVDESIAETLETSSGVKQVESVATQVGIDQPVGWGVFAGPNPRTEDRYYVFPAETERGERLDVWNDRELTFDRPGDQLQTQYGTYRERFYMNSVRRGGHGNDVAPTLAEYICEQWSAAHDDELTHLSMYMVGEDVTRETIDSPADRDRTYTTIYRHGCGDRNPKLIERPD, encoded by the coding sequence ATGGGTCCCGTAACACGTCCCTCCTCCCTCGAGTCGGGCCATCGGCTCTGGCGCTACCTGCAGCGGTGCGTTCGGATCGACACGCGAACGCTGGCGGTCTTTCGCGTTTTCGCCGGTCTCCTCGTCGTGGCCGACCTGTTGCTCCGCTCGCGAAACTTCACGTACTTCTACACCGACGCGGGAGTCGTCCCGCGATCGCTCGCGATGGAGTACTCGGGCTACTCGATCTACCACCTGACGACGAGTTCGACCGTCATCGCCGCGCTGTTCGTCCTCCAGGGGCTGATCGCACTCCAGTTGATCGTCGGCTACAAGACGAAGATTGCGACGGTCCTCACGTTCGCGTTCGTCGTCTCGCTCGACCACCACAACCCGTTCGTCCTGAGCTACGCCGACACGCTGTTCCGACTGCTCCTGTTCTGGGCCATCTTCCTGCCGCTGGGCGAACGCTGGTCCGTCGACGCCGTCCACCGGGAGCGGTCGCCGCGACCGTTCGTCGCGAGCGTCGCCTCCGCGGCGATCCTGGCCCAGATGGTCTTCATGTACTTCTCTAACGGCCTGATCAAGGCGCAGTCGTCGGTGTGGACGAGCGGGGACGCCGCCCCGCTCGTGCTCGCCATGGACGAGATTACCTTCCTGCTGGGCGACGTCGTCAGCCAGTACCCGACGCTGCTCGAGTACGGCGGCCTGCTCTGGTTCTACATGCTCCTTGGTTCGTGGCTGCTCATCGTTTTGCAGGGCCGGCCGCGAATGCTGGTGGTCGCGCTGTTCGTCGCCGGCCACCTGTCGTTCGCCCTCACGGTCCGCATCGGCGCCTTCCCCTACGTCGCCCTCATGGGCGTGTTGCTCTTCTTGCAGGCGCAGTTCTGGGACGACGCCGACGCGGCGCTCGCGGCCGTCGGGTTCGACGCCGCTCGGCTGACCGAGCAAGCGCGGCGCCTCGAGCGAGTCGCGACGGCGATTCCGGACTACCGACTCACGTCCGACCGGGCAGTGGCCGCAAAGCGTGTGACGTACACCGCCGCCCTCGGAATCGTCGTCGTCACCGTCCTGTTCGTCGCCGCCGTGATCCTGTTCAACGTCGCGGCCGTCGTCGCCGCGGACCCAGCGGACGACCGACCGATCGAAGTGCGAGTCGACGAGTCGATCGCGGAGACGCTCGAGACGTCATCCGGCGTCAAACAGGTGGAGTCGGTCGCGACCCAGGTCGGAATCGACCAGCCGGTCGGCTGGGGTGTGTTCGCCGGTCCGAATCCCCGAACGGAAGACCGCTACTACGTCTTCCCGGCTGAAACCGAACGCGGCGAGCGACTCGACGTCTGGAACGATCGGGAGCTGACTTTCGACCGGCCGGGCGACCAGCTGCAGACGCAGTACGGCACCTACCGCGAACGCTTCTACATGAACAGCGTCCGCCGCGGCGGCCACGGCAACGACGTCGCACCGACGCTGGCCGAATACATCTGCGAGCAGTGGTCGGCAGCGCACGACGACGAACTGACACACCTCTCGATGTACATGGTCGGCGAAGACGTGACGCGCGAGACGATCGACTCGCCGGCAGACCGGGACCGAACGTACACCACGATCTACAGACACGGCTGCGGCGACCGGAACCCGAAACTCATCGAGCGGCCGGACTGA
- a CDS encoding DUF6176 family protein, whose product MRRGVIAGTMLAVAAVAYGRHRSRSDSARREPPAATEREGAAFLVRRRVDPAELESLRAHVAGIVSAGDPEPVLGLEEATTASLFLDLEGAGPELVWYGEVPRSVTDRWDEPRSTVAEAFPVDHEAVEFADESVVDRELLVHAANPARPRTVASGDGSLVTGPDGAAVDVDLVRMRLRPGLPERVADGFAGFSRRVVDGNLELGPIERWSAEMLDAENMYTESVFLERRADGYALVGYMEAEEMARVYDAYYDTENPVARGSEIVLGRVLEAPETILEYPLETDVELLAHAIAPDRPRRLEEW is encoded by the coding sequence ATGCGACGCGGCGTGATCGCTGGAACGATGCTCGCGGTCGCAGCCGTGGCGTACGGGCGGCATCGATCTCGATCGGACTCGGCCCGGCGCGAACCGCCGGCGGCGACCGAACGAGAGGGGGCGGCGTTCCTCGTCCGACGGCGCGTCGATCCCGCCGAACTCGAGTCGCTCCGGGCGCACGTCGCAGGGATCGTCTCGGCGGGCGACCCCGAGCCGGTGCTGGGCCTCGAGGAGGCGACGACGGCGTCGCTGTTTCTCGACCTCGAGGGAGCGGGTCCCGAACTCGTCTGGTACGGAGAGGTGCCCCGGTCGGTGACCGATCGGTGGGACGAGCCGCGTTCGACCGTCGCCGAGGCGTTTCCCGTCGACCACGAGGCGGTCGAATTCGCCGACGAATCCGTGGTCGACCGCGAGTTGCTCGTTCACGCCGCCAACCCCGCCCGTCCCCGAACGGTTGCGAGCGGGGACGGATCGCTCGTCACGGGACCGGACGGAGCGGCCGTCGACGTCGACCTGGTCCGGATGCGACTCAGGCCCGGGCTTCCGGAACGGGTCGCCGACGGGTTCGCGGGGTTCTCGCGGCGCGTCGTCGACGGCAACCTCGAACTCGGGCCGATCGAGCGCTGGAGCGCGGAGATGCTCGACGCCGAGAACATGTACACCGAGTCGGTCTTCCTCGAGCGACGGGCCGACGGCTACGCACTGGTCGGGTACATGGAAGCCGAGGAGATGGCGCGCGTGTACGACGCCTACTACGACACCGAAAACCCCGTCGCACGGGGTTCCGAGATCGTGCTCGGACGGGTTCTCGAGGCGCCCGAGACGATTCTCGAATACCCGCTCGAGACCGACGTCGAACTCCTCGCCCACGCCATCGCCCCCGACCGGCCGCGCCGACTCGAGGAGTGGTGA
- a CDS encoding helix-turn-helix domain-containing protein, giving the protein MRSMRVELRFAPETTMPIHDLLCTDPDLERELILGGQAVDGVETITSFVYGEPAAYESLLEAQASVLEYDVTPTPEGFFVYARRELGPDGESMFDALARDTVVVVPPVEVRSDRTIRLTLVGHPDDLREVLELVPDGVDLDVRHVGDGVSTTGISITDRQREALRLARDVGYYDVPRRNGIEAVAAELECAVSTASELLRRGEARAVEGVLEVGP; this is encoded by the coding sequence ATGCGATCGATGCGAGTCGAACTCCGCTTTGCTCCCGAGACGACGATGCCGATTCACGATCTCCTCTGTACCGATCCCGACCTCGAGCGGGAGTTGATCCTCGGCGGGCAGGCCGTCGACGGCGTCGAGACGATCACCTCGTTCGTGTACGGCGAGCCGGCCGCCTACGAGTCGCTCCTCGAGGCGCAGGCGTCGGTGCTCGAGTACGACGTCACGCCGACACCGGAGGGCTTTTTCGTCTACGCCCGCCGGGAACTCGGGCCTGACGGTGAGTCGATGTTCGACGCCCTCGCCCGGGACACCGTCGTGGTCGTCCCACCGGTCGAAGTCCGGTCCGATCGAACGATTCGCCTGACCCTCGTCGGCCACCCGGACGATCTCCGGGAAGTACTCGAACTCGTTCCCGACGGCGTCGACCTGGACGTCCGGCACGTAGGTGACGGCGTCTCGACGACGGGGATCTCGATCACCGACAGACAGCGCGAAGCCCTCCGGCTCGCACGCGACGTCGGCTACTACGACGTTCCCCGGCGAAACGGCATCGAGGCCGTCGCGGCCGAACTCGAGTGTGCGGTGTCGACGGCCTCGGAACTGCTCCGCCGGGGCGAGGCGCGGGCCGTCGAGGGGGTACTCGAGGTCGGCCCGTAA
- a CDS encoding ABC transporter ATP-binding protein yields MAAIELRGVTKRYERFGLFGGRSVTALHDLDLTVQSGEIFGFLGPNGAGKSTTIDVLLGYTAPTAGSVRVLGRDVATEGPAVRERVGVLPDGYGPIGERTGREHVEFAIEAKGADDDPDELIERVGMRGPDAYPVEEYSKGMAQRLLLAMALVGEPDLLILDEPSTGLDPNGAREMRRIVREENARGATVFFSSHILEQVEAVCDRVAIVDGGELVAVDTIDALRESSGGTSAVTLELSSVPDDALERVRSLEGVSGVRSNGSTVVVACENAAKAAVVATVYDAGADVRNVTTSEMPLEDLFERYTRGVAQ; encoded by the coding sequence ATGGCCGCGATCGAACTTCGCGGCGTGACCAAACGCTACGAGCGGTTCGGCCTCTTCGGGGGCCGGTCGGTCACCGCCCTCCACGACCTCGACCTCACCGTCCAGTCCGGCGAGATCTTCGGCTTTTTAGGCCCCAACGGCGCGGGGAAGTCGACGACGATCGACGTCCTGCTCGGCTACACCGCCCCGACCGCGGGCTCGGTTCGCGTCCTCGGTCGCGACGTCGCCACCGAAGGGCCCGCCGTTCGCGAGCGCGTCGGTGTCCTCCCCGACGGCTACGGCCCGATCGGGGAGCGAACGGGTCGCGAACACGTCGAGTTCGCCATCGAGGCGAAAGGCGCCGACGACGACCCGGACGAACTCATCGAGCGCGTCGGCATGCGCGGACCCGACGCGTACCCCGTCGAGGAGTACTCGAAGGGGATGGCTCAGCGGCTCCTGCTCGCGATGGCGCTGGTCGGCGAGCCTGACCTGCTGATCCTCGACGAGCCCTCGACCGGCCTCGACCCCAACGGCGCCCGCGAGATGCGCCGGATCGTCCGCGAGGAGAACGCCCGCGGCGCGACGGTCTTCTTCTCGAGTCACATTTTAGAGCAGGTCGAGGCGGTCTGTGACCGAGTCGCCATCGTCGACGGCGGCGAACTCGTCGCCGTCGACACGATCGACGCGCTGCGCGAATCGAGCGGCGGGACGTCTGCCGTCACCCTCGAACTCTCGAGCGTTCCCGACGACGCGCTCGAGCGCGTTCGCTCGCTCGAAGGCGTCTCTGGCGTCAGATCGAACGGGTCGACCGTCGTCGTCGCCTGCGAGAACGCGGCGAAGGCAGCGGTCGTCGCCACGGTCTACGACGCCGGGGCCGACGTGCGGAACGTCACCACGAGCGAAATGCCCCTGGAAGACCTGTTCGAGCGCTACACGCGAGGTGTCGCGCAGTGA
- a CDS encoding ABC transporter permease, with protein MTVPSPETLALFVREDVQDTVRERQFHLLVGIFVLLAALVTYAAGRSTSARGGEPELIPTLLPLFAMLTPLLALGFFASSLVEKRTTGALKVVLGLPISRGTVVLGTFLGRSIVICTAVVASMLVATPIAALFGVTVDPVRLVVVTLILALLGVTFTALAVAISAVVRTTTRATIAAFGAFVLFFFGFWAQLPTAVLYVRHGFSFPETTPAWVELVAAINPVAAYTYLLTGFDADLTGGWFVRPPSEPAVYERPAFALAVLVGWIVVSVGAGYHRFRATDL; from the coding sequence GTGACCGTCCCGTCCCCCGAGACGCTCGCGCTGTTCGTCCGCGAGGACGTCCAGGACACCGTCCGGGAGCGACAGTTCCACCTCCTCGTGGGCATCTTCGTCCTCCTCGCGGCGCTCGTGACCTACGCCGCCGGGCGATCGACGTCGGCCCGCGGCGGCGAGCCCGAGCTGATCCCAACGCTCCTCCCGCTGTTCGCGATGCTGACGCCGCTGCTCGCGCTCGGCTTCTTCGCGTCCTCGCTCGTCGAGAAGCGAACGACCGGCGCGCTCAAAGTCGTTCTCGGGTTGCCGATCTCCCGCGGAACGGTGGTCCTCGGGACGTTCCTGGGGCGATCGATCGTGATCTGTACGGCGGTGGTCGCGTCGATGCTCGTTGCGACCCCGATCGCCGCGTTATTCGGGGTGACCGTCGATCCCGTCAGGCTCGTCGTCGTGACGCTGATCCTCGCGCTCCTCGGCGTGACGTTTACGGCCCTCGCGGTCGCGATCTCGGCGGTCGTCCGAACGACGACCCGGGCGACGATCGCCGCGTTCGGAGCGTTCGTCCTGTTCTTTTTCGGGTTCTGGGCACAGCTTCCTACCGCCGTGCTGTACGTCCGCCACGGCTTCTCGTTCCCCGAGACGACTCCGGCGTGGGTCGAACTCGTCGCGGCGATCAATCCCGTCGCCGCGTACACGTACCTGCTCACCGGATTCGATGCCGACCTCACTGGCGGCTGGTTCGTCAGACCGCCGTCGGAGCCGGCCGTCTACGAACGGCCGGCATTCGCACTCGCCGTGCTCGTCGGCTGGATCGTCGTCTCGGTCGGGGCCGGCTACCACCGCTTTCGGGCCACCGATCTCTGA
- a CDS encoding dolichol kinase has translation MADELKRRLVHASGAGLVALYLLAQFLELPLTWERFGVLMVVLALGAIGLEFLRLRVGLEWWVYEKLTREYEQDQFAGYGYYVVSMTIVVLVFGPEVALPAMLMLAIGDPVSGALSDDTLRRIKRPQVLAATFGVMLVLALPFLPPAAAIAAALGGTLADGVKVTYGEFVLDDNLTIPIYAAVFAWLALEFVPV, from the coding sequence ATGGCCGACGAACTCAAGCGACGACTGGTTCACGCGAGCGGCGCCGGCCTCGTCGCCCTCTACCTCCTCGCGCAGTTCCTCGAGTTGCCGCTCACCTGGGAGCGCTTTGGCGTCCTGATGGTCGTGCTCGCCCTCGGTGCGATCGGCCTCGAGTTCCTCCGCCTGCGGGTCGGCCTCGAGTGGTGGGTCTACGAGAAGCTCACCCGCGAGTACGAACAGGACCAGTTCGCGGGCTACGGTTACTACGTGGTGAGCATGACGATCGTCGTGCTCGTCTTCGGGCCCGAGGTCGCCCTCCCCGCCATGTTGATGCTCGCGATCGGCGACCCCGTAAGCGGCGCGCTCTCGGACGATACGTTGCGCCGGATCAAGCGCCCGCAGGTGCTCGCCGCGACGTTCGGCGTCATGCTGGTGCTGGCCCTGCCGTTTCTCCCGCCCGCGGCGGCGATCGCCGCCGCCCTCGGCGGGACGCTCGCCGACGGGGTGAAGGTCACTTACGGCGAGTTCGTGCTCGACGACAACCTGACGATCCCGATCTACGCCGCCGTCTTCGCCTGGCTCGCGCTCGAGTTCGTTCCGGTGTGA
- the glyS gene encoding glycine--tRNA ligase, translating to MSEEATSEKLVELAKRRGYFFQSSGVYGGVGGFYTFGPQGASLKSNLEDAWRERYALGEGHMEIDAPTIMPEPVFEASGHLEGFDDMLVECPECETSSRADHLVEDNTEYEDAESLPIPEVEEIIAEYELVCPECGAGLAGVAVEDFNLMFATNIGPGDAQPGYMRPETAQGIFVEFPRLKEYARNQLPFGVTQIGRAYRNEISPRRSIIRTREFTQAELELFIDPEEDEPELSSVEDVPVTLYPAPEQQADDGEPIETTIGEAVADGTIADPWIAYFLGVSQEWYASVGVDADRFRFRQHLSGERAHYASDCWDAESEIDGNWIEIAGFAHRGDYDLSNHADHSGERFTVFKQYDEPKVVERATVDPDMSYLGPEFGGDAGAVVEALEKLAERDRAAFDGETVEIDLEDEAHEIPVEKTGFAVDEETIAGEHVIPNVVEPSFGVDRLVYTVLHHAYREDEVDGEERTYLALDPEVAPTFVGVFPLQRDDDLEAEANAIAAELRAEGLSVTYDDSGAIGRRYRRQDEVGTPFCVTVDYESLEDDAVTVRERDSTAQKRLPIDELPATLAALRAGDLAFAEL from the coding sequence ATGAGCGAGGAGGCAACGAGCGAGAAGTTAGTCGAGCTCGCCAAGCGACGCGGCTACTTCTTCCAGTCCTCAGGTGTCTACGGCGGCGTCGGCGGCTTCTACACCTTCGGCCCACAGGGCGCGTCGCTAAAGAGCAACCTCGAGGACGCCTGGCGCGAGCGATACGCTCTCGGCGAGGGTCACATGGAGATCGACGCGCCGACGATCATGCCCGAACCGGTCTTCGAGGCGTCGGGCCACCTCGAGGGGTTCGACGATATGCTGGTCGAGTGTCCCGAGTGTGAGACGAGCTCCCGTGCGGATCACCTCGTCGAGGACAACACCGAGTACGAGGACGCAGAGAGCCTCCCGATCCCCGAGGTCGAGGAGATCATCGCCGAGTACGAACTCGTCTGTCCCGAGTGCGGTGCGGGACTCGCGGGCGTCGCCGTCGAGGACTTCAACCTCATGTTCGCGACGAACATCGGCCCCGGCGACGCCCAGCCCGGCTACATGCGCCCGGAAACGGCCCAGGGCATCTTCGTCGAGTTCCCCCGGCTCAAGGAGTACGCCCGCAACCAGCTCCCCTTCGGCGTCACCCAGATCGGCCGGGCCTACCGAAACGAGATCAGCCCCCGCCGCTCGATCATCCGCACCCGGGAGTTCACCCAGGCCGAACTCGAGCTGTTCATCGATCCCGAGGAGGACGAACCAGAGCTCTCGAGCGTCGAGGACGTCCCCGTGACGCTCTACCCAGCGCCCGAGCAGCAGGCCGACGACGGCGAGCCCATCGAGACGACGATCGGCGAGGCGGTCGCCGACGGCACGATCGCCGACCCCTGGATCGCCTACTTCCTCGGCGTCTCCCAGGAGTGGTACGCGTCGGTCGGCGTCGACGCAGATCGCTTTCGCTTCCGCCAGCACCTCTCGGGCGAGCGAGCTCACTACGCGAGTGACTGCTGGGACGCCGAGTCCGAAATCGACGGGAACTGGATCGAGATCGCGGGCTTCGCCCACCGGGGCGACTACGACCTCTCGAACCACGCCGACCACTCCGGCGAGCGCTTCACCGTCTTCAAGCAGTACGACGAGCCGAAGGTCGTCGAACGCGCCACCGTCGACCCCGACATGAGCTACCTGGGTCCGGAGTTCGGCGGCGACGCTGGCGCCGTCGTCGAGGCACTCGAGAAACTGGCCGAGCGCGACCGGGCCGCGTTCGACGGCGAAACGGTCGAAATCGACCTCGAGGACGAGGCTCACGAGATTCCCGTCGAAAAGACCGGCTTTGCCGTCGACGAGGAGACGATCGCCGGCGAGCACGTCATCCCGAACGTCGTCGAGCCCTCCTTCGGCGTCGACCGACTCGTCTACACGGTCTTGCATCACGCCTACCGCGAGGACGAGGTCGACGGCGAGGAGCGGACCTACCTCGCGCTCGACCCCGAGGTCGCGCCGACCTTCGTCGGCGTCTTCCCGCTCCAGCGCGACGACGACCTCGAGGCCGAGGCGAACGCGATCGCCGCCGAGTTGCGCGCCGAGGGCCTGTCGGTCACCTACGACGACTCCGGTGCGATCGGCCGGCGCTATCGCCGCCAGGACGAGGTCGGCACGCCCTTCTGCGTGACGGTCGACTACGAGAGCCTCGAGGACGACGCCGTGACCGTCCGCGAGCGCGATTCGACCGCCCAGAAGCGCCTCCCGATCGACGAATTGCCGGCGACGCTCGCGGCGTTGCGGGCGGGCGACCTCGCGTTCGCGGAGCTCTAA
- a CDS encoding ArsR family transcriptional regulator, translated as MTLLDDASDPIMDVEEILETVAALGDPDRFELTYAVYAAEVDGRTLEEIAADVGRPVAAVEADVEALIDGGVLAERMACLIGDDCDGEQYEVTEFGRLALEEGVLALFEAAGAIGELSE; from the coding sequence ATGACGTTACTAGACGACGCGAGCGATCCGATCATGGACGTCGAAGAGATCTTAGAGACCGTCGCCGCACTCGGCGACCCCGACCGATTCGAGCTGACCTACGCGGTGTACGCCGCCGAGGTCGACGGACGCACCCTCGAGGAGATCGCGGCGGACGTCGGTCGCCCGGTGGCGGCCGTCGAGGCAGACGTCGAGGCACTGATCGACGGCGGCGTCCTCGCCGAACGGATGGCGTGTCTGATCGGCGACGACTGTGACGGCGAGCAGTACGAGGTGACCGAGTTCGGGCGGCTCGCACTCGAGGAGGGCGTGCTCGCGCTCTTCGAGGCGGCGGGGGCGATCGGCGAGCTATCTGAGTGA